From Endozoicomonas sp. 8E, the proteins below share one genomic window:
- the acpP gene encoding acyl carrier protein, whose protein sequence is MSTIEERVKKIVCEQLGVKAEEVTNSASFVEDLGADSLDTVELVMALEEEFETEIPDEEAEKITTVQEAIDYVVAHS, encoded by the coding sequence ATGAGTACCATTGAAGAGCGCGTCAAAAAGATCGTTTGCGAACAGCTTGGCGTAAAAGCAGAGGAAGTCACCAACAGTGCGTCATTCGTAGAGGACCTCGGCGCGGACTCTCTGGACACTGTTGAGCTGGTAATGGCTCTGGAAGAAGAGTTTGAAACTGAGATTCCGGACGAGGAAGCTGAAAAGATCACCACAGTTCAGGAAGCCATCGATTACGTTGTTGCTCATTCCTGA